One genomic segment of Bradyrhizobium prioriisuperbiae includes these proteins:
- a CDS encoding methyl-accepting chemotaxis protein → MRDETADMNALRETASRALILLLWVHVPLAACIGVMRGTDWLWPAALMAVLAILPTLSWRSAGSSPSTRLLVAVALMGDVSIFVYQLSGHPWQPDMHMYFFAALATLAAYCDYRPILAGTVAVALHHLSLNFLLPAAVYPGGSDLGRVVLHAVILIVEAAVLVWLALKLGELFETAAEKAAEADTAHADQDRADAQREAQRKAKDEREAAMHALAAELEHKIGRIVEAIAVAATDMQTMSKSMSGTSEEATRLAAAVATASNQASASVDSVATATEELTASISEIGQQAIRSTEIAGKASDEAARTNTMVGGLSAGTEKIGEVVTFIRNIANQTNMLALNATIEAARAGEHGRGFAVVAGEVKALASQTAKATEEISSQVQGIQTATRDAVAAIQAISGTIREINAISGAIASAVREQDAATREIAVNVDQVAQGTRGVNTNIMGVTRSSGDVDAAATKLLDAATGLSSQSERLRTEINGFVSTIRVA, encoded by the coding sequence ATGCGTGACGAGACTGCCGACATGAACGCCTTGCGCGAGACCGCGAGCCGGGCGCTGATCCTGCTACTGTGGGTGCACGTGCCGCTCGCCGCCTGCATCGGGGTGATGCGTGGCACGGACTGGCTGTGGCCGGCGGCGCTGATGGCGGTGCTGGCGATCCTTCCGACGCTGTCCTGGCGCAGCGCCGGCAGTTCGCCATCGACCCGCCTGCTGGTTGCAGTGGCGCTGATGGGGGACGTGTCGATCTTCGTTTACCAGCTGTCGGGCCATCCCTGGCAGCCGGACATGCATATGTATTTCTTCGCGGCGCTGGCGACACTCGCGGCCTACTGCGACTACCGTCCGATCCTCGCCGGGACCGTCGCGGTCGCGCTTCATCACCTCTCGCTGAATTTCCTGTTGCCCGCGGCGGTCTATCCCGGCGGATCAGATCTCGGCCGCGTGGTGCTGCACGCCGTCATCCTGATTGTCGAAGCGGCCGTGCTGGTCTGGCTTGCGCTGAAACTCGGCGAACTGTTCGAAACCGCGGCGGAGAAAGCCGCCGAAGCGGACACCGCCCATGCCGACCAGGACCGCGCCGACGCCCAGCGCGAAGCCCAGCGCAAGGCCAAGGACGAGCGGGAAGCGGCGATGCACGCGCTGGCCGCGGAACTCGAACACAAGATCGGCCGCATTGTCGAGGCGATCGCGGTCGCCGCCACCGACATGCAGACGATGTCCAAATCGATGAGCGGCACGTCTGAAGAGGCGACGCGGCTGGCGGCCGCGGTCGCGACAGCCTCCAACCAAGCCTCGGCCAGCGTGGACAGCGTCGCCACCGCGACGGAAGAGCTGACCGCGTCGATCAGCGAGATCGGCCAGCAGGCGATCCGCTCGACCGAGATCGCCGGCAAGGCCTCCGACGAGGCCGCCCGCACCAACACCATGGTCGGGGGCTTGTCGGCGGGCACCGAGAAGATCGGCGAGGTCGTCACCTTCATCCGCAACATCGCCAACCAGACCAACATGCTGGCGCTGAACGCGACCATCGAAGCGGCGCGCGCCGGCGAGCATGGCCGCGGCTTTGCGGTGGTGGCGGGCGAGGTGAAGGCGCTGGCCAGCCAGACCGCAAAGGCGACTGAAGAAATCTCCAGCCAGGTCCAGGGCATCCAGACCGCAACCCGGGATGCAGTGGCGGCCATCCAGGCGATCTCCGGCACCATCCGCGAGATCAATGCCATCTCCGGCGCGATCGCCTCAGCCGTGCGCGAGCAGGACGCCGCGACCCGGGAGATCGCCGTCAATGTCGATCAGGTGGCGCAGGGCACCCGCGGCGTCAACACCAACATCATGGGCGTCACCCGCTCGTCAGGCGATGTCGATGCGGCGGCGACGAAGTTGCTGGATGCGGCGACGGGGCTGTCGTCGCAGTCGGAACGGCTACGCACGGAGATCAATGGATTTGTGAGTACGATCCGGGTGGCTTAG
- a CDS encoding Lrp/AsnC family transcriptional regulator — translation MSDLALAVTETNRRLDAIDRKILTVLQDDASLSVAEIGDRVGLSSTPCWKRIQRLEAEGIILRRVALVDQNKIGLGISVFVSIESGDHSDAWLKKFAEAVSAMPEVMEFYRMAGDVDYMLRVVVADMQSYDVFYKKLISAVPLKNVTSRFAMEKIKSVTALPVPPATAA, via the coding sequence ATGTCCGATCTTGCCCTCGCCGTCACCGAAACCAACCGCCGCCTGGACGCCATCGACCGCAAAATCCTGACCGTTCTGCAGGACGACGCCTCGCTGTCGGTCGCCGAAATCGGCGACCGGGTCGGCCTGTCGTCGACCCCCTGCTGGAAGCGGATCCAGCGGCTGGAGGCCGAGGGCATCATCCTGCGCCGGGTGGCGCTGGTGGATCAGAACAAGATCGGCCTGGGGATTTCGGTGTTTGTCTCGATCGAGAGCGGCGACCACTCCGACGCCTGGCTGAAGAAGTTCGCCGAGGCGGTCAGCGCTATGCCCGAGGTGATGGAATTCTACCGGATGGCCGGCGACGTCGACTACATGCTGCGCGTGGTGGTCGCCGACATGCAGAGCTACGACGTGTTCTACAAGAAACTGATCAGCGCGGTGCCGCTCAAGAACGTGACCTCGCGTTTCGCGATGGAAAAGATCAAGTCAGTGACGGCACTGCCGGTGCCGCCGGCGACGGCGGCGTGA
- a CDS encoding sugar kinase — translation MTDAKSRPHILCLGIPTRDMLFRIGALPARGHKLPADHFDQFSGGNATNAAVAIARLGGKVRLAGPIGDNPADTQFILDLLTQEGVETEHLVRVAGAQTPMSSIWIDAGGERTLVIYRDPKLWSVTLPDNDTLLDGVDAVLTESRCSDFVAATCAEARRRDIAVVLDADRVMALDEPLLTISSHVIFSAEALTATAATGDLTGALKRIAELTTAFLAVTDGAEGTQWRDQTGQIRHTPAFPIQPVDTLGAGDVFHGAFALGISEGQDISSALRLGSAAAALKCTRFGSAYAAPQRAEVEALLAETAAT, via the coding sequence ATGACTGACGCAAAATCGCGGCCGCACATTCTCTGCCTGGGAATCCCGACCCGCGACATGCTGTTTCGGATCGGTGCGTTGCCGGCGCGCGGCCACAAGCTTCCGGCCGATCATTTCGATCAATTCAGCGGCGGCAACGCCACCAATGCAGCGGTCGCGATCGCGCGTCTCGGCGGCAAGGTGCGTCTCGCCGGACCGATCGGCGACAACCCGGCGGATACCCAGTTCATTCTCGATTTGCTGACGCAAGAAGGCGTCGAGACAGAGCATCTCGTGCGCGTGGCGGGCGCGCAGACGCCGATGTCCAGCATCTGGATCGATGCCGGCGGTGAGCGCACCCTGGTGATCTACCGCGATCCTAAACTGTGGAGCGTGACGCTGCCGGACAACGACACGTTGCTCGACGGCGTCGACGCGGTGCTGACCGAAAGCCGCTGCAGCGATTTCGTCGCTGCGACTTGCGCGGAGGCGCGCCGGCGCGACATCGCCGTGGTGCTCGATGCCGACCGCGTGATGGCGCTCGACGAGCCGCTGCTCACGATCTCCAGCCATGTGATTTTCTCGGCCGAAGCGCTGACCGCCACCGCCGCAACCGGAGATCTGACTGGCGCACTGAAGCGCATCGCCGAGTTGACGACAGCCTTTCTGGCCGTCACCGATGGCGCCGAAGGCACGCAGTGGCGCGACCAAACCGGCCAGATCCGCCATACGCCGGCCTTTCCGATCCAGCCCGTCGATACCCTGGGCGCCGGGGACGTGTTTCACGGCGCTTTTGCCCTGGGAATCTCCGAGGGGCAGGATATTTCCTCGGCTCTGAGGCTCGGCTCCGCCGCCGCGGCGCTGAAATGCACCCGGTTCGGCAGCGCTTATGCCGCTCCGCAACGTGCTGAAGTTGAAGCGCTTTTGGCTGAAACCGCCGCAACCTGA
- the nudC gene encoding NAD(+) diphosphatase, producing MITNTTFPVGSPGFSTHPIDRAAHLRDDTDKLLAMEEHRDARAYVVHRDSLLIKKNGERPTAALTLKEARDYGANPGTVFLGLRDGKPLFGMGIPANAVETLMTRSDVAASDLRGAITQGLLPADELSTIAMAKSLVTWHQRNGFCANCGQRSAMSSGGWRRDCPNCKTQHFPRTDPVVIMLVTNGEKCLLGRQSQFPTGMWSCLAGFVEIAETIEDAVRREVHEEAGVRVTDVAYYHAQPWPYPSSLMIGCIAHATTTDIVVDKTELEDARWFDRTDAELMLKREHPGGFLGPHPVAIAYHLLAQWANKAG from the coding sequence ATGATAACAAACACCACGTTTCCGGTCGGCTCACCGGGCTTTTCAACTCATCCCATCGACCGCGCGGCTCATCTTCGTGACGACACCGACAAATTGCTCGCAATGGAAGAGCACCGCGACGCCCGCGCCTATGTGGTGCATCGCGATTCGCTGCTGATCAAAAAGAACGGCGAGCGCCCGACCGCCGCGCTGACGCTGAAAGAGGCACGCGACTACGGCGCCAATCCCGGCACGGTGTTCCTGGGGCTGCGCGACGGCAAGCCGCTCTTCGGCATGGGCATCCCCGCGAATGCGGTCGAGACACTGATGACACGCAGCGATGTCGCGGCCTCGGACCTGCGCGGCGCGATCACTCAGGGCCTACTGCCGGCCGACGAGCTCTCCACCATCGCGATGGCGAAATCGCTCGTGACCTGGCACCAGCGCAACGGTTTCTGCGCCAATTGCGGCCAGCGCAGCGCGATGTCGAGCGGTGGCTGGCGGCGCGATTGCCCGAACTGCAAGACCCAGCATTTCCCGCGCACCGACCCGGTGGTGATCATGCTGGTCACAAACGGCGAAAAGTGCCTGCTGGGACGGCAATCACAGTTTCCCACCGGCATGTGGTCGTGTCTTGCCGGCTTTGTCGAGATCGCCGAAACCATCGAGGACGCCGTGCGCCGCGAGGTGCATGAGGAAGCCGGCGTCCGGGTGACGGACGTCGCCTATTATCATGCGCAGCCCTGGCCCTATCCGTCGTCGCTGATGATCGGCTGCATCGCGCACGCCACCACCACCGACATCGTGGTGGACAAAACCGAACTGGAAGACGCACGCTGGTTCGATCGCACCGATGCCGAACTGATGCTCAAGCGCGAACATCCCGGCGGCTTCCTGGGCCCGCATCCCGTCGCCATCGCCTATCATCTGCTGGCGCAGTGGGCGAACAAGGCCGGCTGA
- a CDS encoding HIT family protein, translated as MSAAAPTWLLHSQLEKDTINVGDLPLSRVLVIKDANYPWLLLVPRRIDAVEIIDLDEVEQAQLMTEITRVSRVLKEVTKCDKLNIAALGNLVPQLHIHIIARRPSDAAWPRPVWGVAQALNHDPQEVAAFISALRRKIWLG; from the coding sequence ATGTCGGCCGCCGCCCCCACCTGGTTGCTCCATTCGCAGCTCGAAAAAGACACCATCAATGTCGGCGATCTGCCGCTCAGCCGCGTGCTGGTGATCAAGGACGCCAATTATCCCTGGCTGCTGCTGGTGCCCCGCAGGATCGATGCGGTCGAAATCATCGATCTCGACGAGGTCGAACAGGCGCAATTGATGACCGAAATCACCCGCGTGTCGCGGGTGCTGAAAGAGGTCACCAAATGCGACAAATTGAACATCGCCGCCCTGGGAAATCTGGTTCCGCAGCTCCATATCCACATCATCGCGCGGCGCCCGAGCGATGCCGCCTGGCCGCGGCCGGTCTGGGGCGTGGCGCAGGCGCTCAACCACGATCCGCAGGAAGTTGCGGCCTTCATCAGTGCGCTCCGGCGCAAAATCTGGCTCGGCTAA
- a CDS encoding DNA polymerase III subunit gamma/tau yields the protein MADAGPSGADANTQNASGSGRGYRVLARKYRPTTFEDLIGQEAMVRTVSNAFEAGRIPQAWILTGVRGVGKTTTARILARALNYELPDGSAKGPTIQMPVPGVHCQAIMESRHIDVLEMDAASHTGIDDVRQITDGVRYAPSSARYKVYIIDEVHMLSEKAFNAFLKTLEEPPEHAKFVFATTEIRKVPVTVLSRCQRFDLRRVDADVLMTHLGNIAKKEQVEIEQEALAAIARAAEGSVRDSLSLLDQAIAHAAGTVRADDVRQMLGLADRTRVIDLFESLARGDIAAAFKEFRDQYDTGADPVVVLSDLAEFVNFITRIKVVPATADNLSLGETERLRGREFAAKLSMRVLSRMWQMLLKGIAEVQGATRPQAAAEMVLVRIAYVADLPTPDEAIRMIEQNGGASSSVSASSASSRGAPAPVASATSHAVASSSSSARADSGMAPRAIVSGLRASADPSPRMEIAPVPQAQTTPAIALRTFPEFVAFVGKRDIMMQKTLERDVRFVRMEDGKLEFALEPSAPRALPNELQRKLELWTERRWVIVVSNAEGEPTLRTQREMIRSERERVAEADQRVQDVLSRFPGTRIVEVRHTPAAQVSSADSEDAVEPIDGDSDDD from the coding sequence ATGGCTGATGCTGGACCTTCCGGAGCCGATGCGAACACCCAGAACGCATCGGGTTCCGGCCGCGGGTATCGGGTGCTGGCGCGCAAATACCGCCCCACGACATTTGAGGATCTGATCGGCCAGGAGGCCATGGTCCGCACCGTCTCGAATGCGTTCGAGGCCGGGCGGATTCCGCAGGCCTGGATCCTGACCGGTGTGCGCGGCGTGGGCAAAACCACCACCGCGCGCATCCTGGCACGGGCGCTGAATTACGAATTGCCGGACGGCTCAGCCAAGGGCCCGACCATCCAGATGCCGGTGCCGGGCGTGCACTGCCAGGCCATCATGGAAAGCCGGCACATCGACGTGCTGGAAATGGACGCCGCCTCCCACACCGGCATCGACGACGTGCGCCAGATCACTGACGGTGTACGTTATGCGCCGTCCAGCGCGCGCTACAAGGTCTACATCATCGACGAAGTCCACATGCTGTCGGAGAAGGCGTTCAACGCCTTCCTCAAGACGCTGGAGGAGCCGCCGGAGCACGCCAAGTTCGTGTTCGCCACCACCGAAATCCGCAAGGTTCCGGTGACGGTGCTGTCGCGTTGCCAGCGCTTCGATCTGCGCCGCGTCGATGCCGACGTCTTGATGACCCATCTCGGTAACATCGCCAAAAAAGAGCAGGTCGAAATCGAGCAGGAAGCGCTTGCCGCCATCGCCCGCGCGGCGGAAGGCTCGGTCCGCGATTCGCTCTCGCTGCTCGACCAGGCCATCGCGCATGCGGCCGGAACCGTGCGCGCCGACGATGTCCGCCAGATGCTCGGCCTTGCCGATCGCACCCGCGTCATCGATCTCTTCGAATCGCTGGCGCGCGGTGATATCGCCGCCGCCTTCAAGGAGTTCCGCGACCAGTACGACACCGGCGCCGATCCGGTGGTGGTGCTGAGCGACCTCGCCGAGTTCGTCAATTTCATCACCCGCATCAAGGTGGTGCCGGCCACCGCCGACAATCTGTCGCTCGGCGAGACCGAGCGCCTGCGCGGCCGCGAGTTCGCCGCCAAGCTGTCGATGCGGGTGCTGTCACGGATGTGGCAGATGCTGCTCAAAGGCATCGCGGAAGTGCAGGGCGCGACCCGACCGCAGGCCGCCGCCGAAATGGTGCTGGTGCGGATCGCCTATGTCGCCGATCTGCCGACGCCCGATGAAGCGATCCGGATGATCGAGCAGAACGGCGGCGCATCGTCGTCAGTGAGTGCAAGCAGCGCGTCGTCGCGCGGTGCGCCCGCGCCGGTCGCCAGTGCGACGTCGCATGCGGTCGCCAGCAGCAGTTCGTCTGCGCGCGCCGACTCCGGCATGGCGCCGAGGGCCATCGTGTCCGGCCTGCGCGCCAGCGCCGACCCCTCGCCGCGGATGGAGATTGCGCCTGTGCCGCAGGCGCAGACCACGCCTGCGATCGCCCTGCGCACATTTCCCGAATTCGTGGCTTTCGTCGGCAAGCGCGACATCATGATGCAAAAGACGCTGGAGCGCGACGTGCGCTTTGTGCGCATGGAAGACGGCAAGCTCGAGTTCGCGCTGGAACCAAGCGCGCCGCGCGCGCTGCCGAATGAATTGCAGCGCAAGCTGGAGCTGTGGACCGAACGCCGCTGGGTCATCGTGGTGTCGAATGCCGAGGGCGAGCCGACGCTGCGGACGCAGCGCGAGATGATCCGCAGCGAACGCGAGCGGGTGGCCGAGGCCGATCAGCGGGTGCAGGACGTGCTGTCGCGGTTCCCCGGCACGCGCATTGTCGAAGTCAGGCATACGCCGGCGGCGCAAGTGTCGAGCGCCGATTCCGAAGATGCCGTTGAACCAATCGACGGCGACAGCGACGACGATTAG
- a CDS encoding YbaB/EbfC family nucleoid-associated protein: protein MADFLGMMKQAAQLQSKMKAMQDELEQVEVDGIAGGGLVSVRMTAKSEVKAVKIDPSLIKPDDREILEDLLVAALNDARRKAEAAMQEKMQALTGGLGLPPGLGLT from the coding sequence ATGGCTGATTTTCTCGGCATGATGAAACAGGCGGCCCAGCTGCAGTCGAAAATGAAGGCGATGCAGGACGAGCTCGAGCAGGTCGAGGTCGATGGTATTGCCGGCGGTGGTCTTGTCAGCGTGCGGATGACGGCGAAAAGCGAGGTCAAGGCCGTCAAGATCGACCCGTCGCTGATCAAGCCAGATGACCGCGAGATCCTCGAGGACCTGCTGGTCGCGGCCCTTAACGATGCGCGCCGCAAGGCGGAGGCGGCGATGCAGGAAAAGATGCAAGCGCTGACCGGTGGTCTGGGTTTGCCGCCGGGCCTTGGACTTACTTAA
- the recR gene encoding recombination mediator RecR, which produces MPTAVAGPEIERLIQLLARLPGLGPRSARRAALHLIKKREALMAPLAGALQVAIDRIQVCKTCGNIDTQNPCSVCTDDRRDPSIIVVVADVADLWALERAVATQGRYHVLGGTLSPLDGVGPQDLTIDGLVARAHDKQVSEIILALNATVDGQTTAHYITDLLQDAEVKITRLAHGVPVGGELDYLDEGTLSAAMRQRTLF; this is translated from the coding sequence ATGCCGACTGCCGTCGCCGGCCCCGAAATCGAACGTCTGATTCAGCTGCTGGCGCGCCTGCCAGGGCTCGGCCCGCGCTCGGCGCGGCGCGCGGCGCTGCATCTGATCAAGAAGCGCGAGGCGCTGATGGCGCCGCTCGCCGGCGCGCTGCAGGTCGCGATTGATCGCATCCAGGTCTGCAAGACCTGCGGCAACATCGACACACAAAATCCATGTTCGGTCTGCACTGACGACCGGCGCGATCCCTCGATCATCGTCGTGGTCGCCGATGTCGCCGATCTCTGGGCCCTGGAGCGCGCGGTCGCGACACAGGGCCGTTATCACGTGCTTGGTGGCACGCTGTCGCCGCTTGACGGTGTGGGCCCGCAGGATCTGACCATCGACGGGCTGGTGGCGCGCGCCCACGACAAGCAGGTGAGCGAAATCATTCTCGCGCTCAACGCTACCGTCGACGGCCAGACCACGGCGCATTACATCACTGACCTCTTGCAGGACGCCGAGGTGAAGATCACCCGGCTGGCGCACGGTGTCCCGGTGGGGGGCGAACTGGATTACCTCGACGAGGGGACGCTGTCGGCGGCAATGCGGCAGCGGACCCTGTTCTGA
- a CDS encoding nucleotidyltransferase family protein produces the protein MKRAEALRKLRTFADALKARGATSLYLFGSTARNEAGAKSDLDLFIDYDPRSRFNAFDLVAAKRLLQKNLGVNVDLTTRKGLHPLIRRRVEAEAARVF, from the coding sequence ATGAAGCGGGCAGAGGCTCTTAGGAAACTTCGCACTTTTGCTGACGCCCTCAAGGCGCGCGGCGCGACGTCGCTTTACCTGTTCGGCTCAACGGCCCGGAATGAGGCCGGTGCCAAGAGCGACCTCGACCTGTTTATCGACTACGATCCACGCAGCAGGTTCAATGCGTTTGATCTGGTAGCCGCGAAGCGGTTGCTGCAGAAAAATCTGGGCGTCAATGTGGATCTCACCACACGCAAGGGGCTTCACCCGCTGATCCGGAGACGAGTCGAAGCCGAGGCCGCGCGAGTCTTTTAA
- a CDS encoding HepT-like ribonuclease domain-containing protein, whose translation MPSRDPMLRIHDMLESIRGIEKAVSRKSYRDYERSWLLRSAVERGIEVISEASRHLSRDLKSQHKAVRWKDIAGIGNILRHEYQRVDSRIIWKALKDDLPPLKEALLVMKASLTNPLPRNDKK comes from the coding sequence ATGCCGAGTCGTGATCCGATGTTGCGCATTCACGACATGCTCGAGAGCATTCGGGGCATCGAAAAGGCCGTAAGTCGAAAATCCTATCGTGATTACGAGCGATCCTGGCTGCTGCGCTCCGCAGTGGAGCGGGGAATCGAGGTGATTTCTGAGGCCAGTCGTCACCTCAGCCGTGACCTGAAGTCCCAGCACAAGGCAGTTCGCTGGAAAGATATAGCGGGTATCGGCAACATTCTGCGGCACGAGTACCAGCGCGTCGATAGTCGGATCATCTGGAAAGCCTTGAAGGATGATCTGCCGCCGTTGAAGGAAGCTTTGCTGGTGATGAAAGCTTCGCTCACGAATCCGCTGCCCCGAAATGACAAAAAATAG
- a CDS encoding AmpG family muropeptide MFS transporter — MTSAPDESVVQPVSRPSWRAAMAVYLQPRVLIVLFLGFSSGLPLALSGSTLLVWMREAGVDLRTIGLFALVGTPYTLKFIWAPLVDALHIPVLTRWLGRRRGWLVFAQLLLIAAILLLAIADPARAPLHVAIGALLVAAASATQDIVVDAFRVESLPESEQAAGMAAYVAAYRIGMLVSTAGALFLVSGIQGTGLDAAASWKWGYVVMAAMVLIGTVTALVATEPGQSARADAAMGGKTSMARVIEAARGAFSEFLMRKDAAAVLLFVVLFKFTDAFSGTMTAPFVIDLGFSRNDYAAIVKGVGLAATLLGGFAGGFVARAYSLPVSLWIGGVVQALANLSFSWLAIVGVNQYALAVAITAENFTSAIGTVIFVAYLSALCKSPLHTATQYALLTALAAVGRTYLSSGAGFVATATGWPLFFVICVLVAIPSLILLAWLQRRGHFETLGRPG; from the coding sequence ATGACGTCAGCCCCCGACGAGAGTGTCGTTCAACCGGTCAGCCGTCCCTCATGGCGCGCGGCCATGGCGGTGTACCTGCAGCCGCGGGTGCTGATCGTGCTGTTCCTCGGCTTCTCCTCCGGCCTGCCGCTGGCGCTGTCCGGCTCGACGCTGCTGGTGTGGATGCGCGAGGCCGGCGTCGACCTGCGTACCATCGGGCTGTTTGCGCTGGTGGGGACGCCCTACACCCTGAAATTCATCTGGGCCCCGCTGGTCGACGCGCTGCATATTCCTGTGCTCACCCGCTGGCTCGGCCGCCGCCGCGGCTGGCTGGTGTTTGCGCAACTGCTGCTGATCGCCGCCATCCTGCTGCTGGCGATCGCGGACCCCGCCCGCGCGCCGCTGCATGTCGCCATCGGCGCGCTGCTGGTGGCCGCCGCGTCCGCCACCCAGGACATCGTGGTCGACGCGTTCCGCGTCGAGAGCCTGCCGGAAAGCGAACAGGCCGCCGGCATGGCCGCCTATGTCGCCGCCTACCGCATCGGCATGCTGGTATCGACCGCGGGCGCGCTGTTTCTTGTGAGCGGCATTCAAGGCACCGGGCTCGATGCGGCGGCGAGCTGGAAGTGGGGCTATGTGGTGATGGCCGCCATGGTGCTGATCGGCACCGTCACCGCGCTGGTGGCCACCGAGCCCGGACAATCGGCCCGCGCCGACGCCGCGATGGGCGGCAAGACCAGCATGGCACGGGTGATCGAGGCCGCGCGCGGCGCGTTCTCCGAATTCCTGATGCGCAAGGACGCGGCCGCGGTTCTGCTGTTCGTGGTGCTGTTCAAATTCACCGACGCGTTTTCCGGCACCATGACCGCTCCGTTCGTGATCGACCTCGGCTTCAGCCGCAACGACTACGCCGCGATCGTCAAGGGCGTCGGCCTTGCCGCCACGCTGCTCGGCGGCTTCGCCGGCGGCTTTGTCGCCCGCGCCTATTCGCTGCCGGTGAGTCTCTGGATCGGCGGCGTGGTGCAGGCGCTCGCCAACCTGTCGTTCTCCTGGCTGGCGATCGTCGGGGTCAATCAATACGCGCTGGCGGTGGCAATCACCGCGGAGAATTTCACCAGCGCCATCGGCACCGTGATCTTCGTGGCGTATCTCTCGGCGCTGTGCAAAAGCCCGCTGCACACCGCCACGCAATATGCGCTGCTCACGGCGCTGGCCGCAGTCGGCAGGACCTATCTCTCGTCTGGCGCGGGTTTTGTCGCCACCGCCACGGGATGGCCGCTGTTTTTCGTCATCTGCGTGCTGGTGGCGATCCCGAGCCTGATCCTGCTGGCGTGGCTGCAGCGCCGCGGGCATTTCGAGACGCTGGGGAGGCCGGGGTAA
- a CDS encoding RidA family protein codes for MTTPYDRLAALGLTLPQAPAAAANYLPFLRHGNDLYIAGQGPFDSTGKLRTGKVGRDLTVEQAYDDARVTGLNVLAQVHAATGDLGRVVQVVKVLGMVNATEDFRDHPKVINGCSDLFVAVFGDAGRHPRSAVGMGSLPMGISVEVEAIFAIR; via the coding sequence ATGACCACGCCTTATGATCGCCTCGCGGCCCTCGGACTGACCTTGCCGCAAGCGCCGGCCGCAGCCGCCAACTACCTGCCGTTTCTGCGCCACGGCAACGATCTCTACATCGCGGGCCAGGGACCGTTCGATTCCACCGGGAAACTCCGCACCGGCAAGGTGGGCCGCGACCTCACCGTGGAGCAAGCCTATGACGACGCCCGCGTCACCGGCCTCAATGTGCTGGCGCAGGTGCATGCGGCGACCGGCGATCTCGGCCGCGTGGTGCAGGTGGTCAAGGTGCTCGGCATGGTCAACGCCACCGAGGATTTTCGGGATCATCCCAAGGTGATCAACGGCTGTTCGGATTTGTTCGTCGCGGTGTTCGGCGATGCCGGGCGACATCCGCGCTCGGCGGTCGGCATGGGCTCGCTGCCGATGGGCATCAGCGTCGAGGTCGAGGCGATTTTCGCCATCCGCTGA